A region from the Bradyrhizobium erythrophlei genome encodes:
- a CDS encoding alpha/beta fold hydrolase, whose amino-acid sequence MLAAYHAIGAFSETDFRDDLKQITVPALVVHGSDDQIVPLEISAKLTAKLIPQAKLVVYDGGSHGLLHVDKDRLNTDLLAFLRS is encoded by the coding sequence GTGCTCGCCGCCTATCACGCGATCGGTGCTTTCTCGGAAACTGATTTCCGCGACGACCTCAAGCAGATCACCGTCCCCGCGCTGGTGGTGCACGGCAGCGACGATCAGATCGTCCCGCTGGAGATCTCTGCGAAGTTGACCGCCAAGCTCATCCCGCAGGCCAAGCTCGTGGTTTACGACGGCGGGTCGCACGGCTTGCTGCATGTTGACAAGGACCGGCTGAACACCGATCTGCTGGCGTTCCTTCGCAGCTGA
- a CDS encoding efflux RND transporter periplasmic adaptor subunit codes for MKASKFLLGGAAIICVGAAIAAYSVRTGEVAAAAPAGPPSMPVPVAAVVKRTIPVYLEYSARTESIREVSLQAKVAGYIQSQPTADGADVKGEALLYKIDDRDYRAALDQAKAQAQRNVAALGYARSNFNRGDELVKTGFLAKDNYDQRASTLGQSEASVAMDSAAVRSAEINLAYTEIRAPFSGRLGRNRAPVGTLVGGSGFTLNTLVQLDPLYVTFNPSERDLGVIQTARSAHKVVAKVSLPDDASMDYSGELTFIDNGVDRTTGTITARATVPNPKFTLLPGQYVRVRLHVRDEPDALLVPQVALGSSQLGKYVYIVGPDSKAEQKIVTLGPTDGDSVSVKGIAEYDRVIIGNLQKIGPGSPVSLIAHKEASASDVK; via the coding sequence ATGAAAGCCTCGAAATTCTTGCTCGGTGGCGCCGCCATCATTTGCGTCGGCGCTGCCATCGCCGCCTATTCGGTCCGCACCGGGGAAGTTGCCGCAGCGGCACCGGCGGGCCCTCCCTCCATGCCGGTTCCCGTTGCGGCCGTCGTCAAGCGAACAATTCCGGTCTACCTCGAATACTCCGCTCGCACGGAATCGATCCGCGAGGTCTCGCTTCAGGCCAAGGTCGCCGGATACATCCAGTCGCAACCGACGGCCGACGGCGCCGACGTGAAGGGCGAGGCACTGCTCTACAAGATCGACGACCGCGATTACCGGGCAGCTCTCGACCAGGCCAAGGCGCAGGCGCAGCGCAATGTGGCCGCGCTCGGATACGCGCGTTCGAACTTCAACCGCGGTGACGAGTTGGTGAAGACCGGCTTCCTCGCCAAGGACAACTACGACCAGCGCGCCAGCACGTTGGGCCAAAGCGAGGCGTCGGTCGCAATGGACAGTGCCGCGGTCCGCTCCGCCGAGATCAATCTCGCCTATACGGAAATCCGCGCGCCATTTTCAGGGCGCCTCGGCCGCAATCGCGCTCCTGTGGGCACGCTGGTTGGCGGATCCGGCTTCACGCTCAACACGCTCGTTCAACTCGATCCTCTCTACGTCACGTTCAATCCGAGCGAACGGGATCTCGGCGTTATCCAGACGGCGCGTAGCGCTCACAAGGTGGTTGCCAAAGTGTCCTTGCCCGACGATGCCTCAATGGATTATTCGGGTGAACTGACCTTCATCGACAACGGCGTCGACCGCACGACCGGAACGATCACGGCAAGGGCGACCGTGCCGAATCCGAAGTTCACGCTTCTACCCGGCCAGTACGTGCGTGTTCGCCTGCACGTTCGCGATGAACCTGACGCTCTCCTCGTGCCGCAGGTTGCCCTGGGATCGAGCCAGCTCGGAAAATATGTCTACATCGTCGGCCCGGACAGCAAAGCCGAACAGAAGATAGTCACGCTGGGGCCGACGGATGGAGATTCCGTGAGCGTCAAAGGTATTGCCGAATACGACCGTGTCATTATAGGCAATCTGCAGAAGATCGGTCCTGGCTCACCCGTCTCACTGATCGCTCATAAGGAGGCTTCCGCGTCGGACGTAAAATGA
- a CDS encoding efflux RND transporter permease subunit → MVGFFIHRPIFASSIAVIMVLAGAICYFLMPVSQFPDITPPQVVVSAAYPGASAQVVADTVTTPLEQQINGVQGMTYMSSSSSNDGSSTITVTFDVGYPLSIAAVDVQNRVAQAAASLPPIVNQGGVIIKKQNPNFVLIVNLVSPDRSVDPVALSNYAYLQVVDPLKRVPGVGDVQIFGERRYSMRIWLDPDKLAKLGITAVDVQQAVAEQNVQVAAGKIGQSPAPEGTPFEMQVNATGRLSDPDQFGDIVVRSDPASGAIVRMKDIARIELGALQYSSTAVFGKDPTVVLAVFQMPGSNALDLQQHVKDKMEELSTRFPKGIEYGLHYDTTRFVKAAKRDVIITLSEALALVVLVVFIFLQNWRTTLIPTIAIPVSLIATLAVMQVMGFSLNMLSLLGMVLAIGLVVDDAIVVVENVERQLENGLSPLEAAQAAMSEVTGPIIATTAVLMAVFVPVAFIPGVTGRLYNQFALTVAISVGISAFNSLTLSPALSAAFLRHRSPGNFAPFRWFNAGFDRLSHGYAKFVRVLIGWRWAVLAVFVAVLGATYFLSQRIPSSFLPVEDQGYFFVVIQLPDGASLQRTDAVAEKVRGILESTAGVDIVGSISGLNFLTNAAQSNSAVEFGILKPWDERPPSQTASRIVADVRMKLLMVPEAFVLSFDPPSIPGLGTTGGFEFQVEDLTGRGSFALNQATQALIAEARKQPELNPQQLFSSFSTSTPQFKYDLDRTKAKLLGLNVPDVFNTLQIFLGSLYVNDFNLFGRTFRVTLQADKDSRAAATDLNRLYVRNAGGSMVPLSTLGLLKPIVGPETVPHYNNYASALVNGGAAPGYSSGQAVTAMERAAAIALPRDFAFEWTGITYQELKAGSIATVVFVLAIVFVFLILAAQYESWSMPFMVLFAVPLALFGAFLALFVRGLQTDVYSQIGFVMLIGLSAKNAILIVEFAKRRRQEGLTIVDAAMEAARLRLRPILMTAFAFILGVVPLMIASGAGAASRQSIGTTVFGGMLAATILTLLFVPVFYAVIEGLRERGHSDENSNVSELHKIAAE, encoded by the coding sequence ATGGTTGGCTTCTTCATTCATCGTCCGATCTTCGCTTCGTCGATCGCGGTCATCATGGTCCTGGCCGGGGCCATCTGCTATTTTCTGATGCCGGTCTCGCAGTTTCCCGACATCACGCCGCCCCAGGTCGTCGTCAGCGCGGCGTACCCGGGAGCGAGCGCCCAGGTCGTTGCCGACACCGTGACGACGCCGCTCGAACAGCAGATCAACGGCGTGCAGGGGATGACGTACATGTCGTCCTCGAGCTCCAACGACGGCTCCTCGACCATCACGGTGACGTTCGATGTCGGATATCCGCTCAGCATTGCCGCGGTCGACGTGCAGAATCGCGTGGCGCAAGCGGCGGCTTCGCTTCCGCCGATCGTCAATCAGGGCGGCGTCATCATCAAGAAGCAGAATCCGAACTTCGTCCTGATCGTGAATCTGGTCTCGCCAGACCGTTCCGTCGATCCGGTGGCGCTCAGCAACTACGCCTATCTTCAGGTGGTCGATCCCTTGAAGCGCGTCCCCGGCGTCGGCGACGTTCAAATCTTCGGCGAGAGGCGCTATTCGATGCGGATTTGGCTTGATCCGGACAAGCTTGCCAAGCTGGGCATCACCGCCGTCGACGTCCAGCAGGCCGTTGCCGAGCAGAACGTCCAGGTCGCCGCCGGCAAGATCGGGCAATCCCCCGCGCCCGAAGGCACCCCGTTTGAGATGCAGGTCAATGCGACGGGCCGATTGAGCGACCCCGATCAGTTCGGCGATATCGTGGTGCGTTCCGATCCCGCGAGCGGGGCGATAGTCAGGATGAAGGACATTGCCCGTATCGAACTCGGCGCGCTGCAATATTCCTCGACCGCCGTGTTCGGCAAGGATCCGACCGTCGTGTTGGCCGTATTCCAGATGCCGGGCTCGAACGCGCTCGACCTGCAGCAGCACGTCAAGGACAAGATGGAGGAGCTCTCGACGCGCTTCCCGAAAGGCATCGAGTACGGCCTGCATTATGACACGACGCGATTCGTCAAGGCGGCGAAACGCGACGTGATCATAACGCTCAGCGAAGCACTGGCCCTCGTTGTCCTCGTCGTCTTCATCTTTTTGCAAAACTGGCGCACCACGCTCATTCCAACCATCGCCATCCCGGTCTCGTTGATTGCGACCCTGGCCGTCATGCAGGTGATGGGCTTCTCGTTGAATATGCTGAGCCTGCTTGGCATGGTGCTGGCGATCGGTCTGGTGGTGGACGACGCAATCGTGGTGGTGGAGAACGTCGAACGGCAGCTCGAAAACGGCCTTTCACCCCTGGAAGCCGCACAGGCGGCAATGTCCGAAGTGACGGGACCGATCATCGCCACGACCGCCGTGCTTATGGCGGTTTTCGTGCCGGTGGCGTTCATTCCCGGCGTGACCGGACGTCTTTATAATCAATTCGCTCTGACGGTTGCGATCTCGGTCGGCATCTCGGCATTCAATTCGCTGACGCTGAGTCCGGCGTTGAGCGCCGCGTTCCTGCGCCACCGGTCGCCGGGCAATTTCGCGCCATTCCGCTGGTTCAATGCCGGGTTCGATCGTCTTTCTCACGGTTACGCAAAGTTCGTGAGAGTGCTGATCGGATGGAGATGGGCCGTCCTCGCAGTGTTCGTCGCCGTTCTGGGAGCAACCTACTTTCTTTCGCAGCGCATCCCATCGAGCTTCCTGCCGGTCGAGGATCAGGGCTATTTCTTTGTCGTGATCCAGCTTCCAGACGGCGCTTCCCTGCAGCGCACGGATGCCGTCGCCGAGAAGGTGCGGGGAATCCTGGAAAGTACCGCCGGGGTCGACATAGTCGGATCGATCAGCGGTCTCAACTTCCTCACCAATGCGGCCCAGTCGAACTCGGCGGTAGAGTTCGGGATTCTCAAGCCATGGGACGAGCGACCGCCTTCCCAGACGGCCTCACGGATCGTGGCCGATGTCCGCATGAAGCTTCTCATGGTTCCCGAGGCGTTCGTGCTCAGCTTTGATCCGCCGTCAATTCCAGGTCTTGGTACTACAGGCGGCTTTGAGTTTCAGGTGGAGGACCTGACGGGCAGGGGCAGCTTTGCCCTGAACCAAGCGACGCAGGCGTTGATCGCGGAAGCACGCAAACAGCCCGAACTGAATCCTCAGCAGCTTTTCAGTTCGTTCTCAACGTCGACGCCTCAGTTCAAGTACGACCTCGACCGTACCAAGGCGAAACTGCTCGGGCTTAACGTGCCTGACGTGTTCAATACTCTGCAGATATTCCTCGGATCCCTTTACGTAAACGACTTCAACCTGTTCGGGCGTACCTTCCGCGTGACCCTGCAGGCCGACAAGGATTCGCGGGCGGCGGCGACAGATCTTAACCGACTCTATGTCCGTAATGCCGGCGGCAGCATGGTTCCGTTGAGCACACTCGGCCTGCTCAAGCCCATCGTCGGTCCGGAGACTGTTCCGCACTACAACAATTACGCTTCCGCGCTTGTAAACGGTGGCGCTGCGCCGGGCTACAGTTCGGGACAAGCGGTTACGGCGATGGAGCGGGCCGCTGCGATCGCGTTACCTCGCGATTTCGCATTCGAATGGACTGGCATTACCTATCAGGAACTGAAGGCGGGATCGATCGCCACGGTCGTGTTCGTGCTGGCGATCGTCTTCGTGTTCCTGATCCTGGCGGCGCAGTATGAGAGCTGGTCTATGCCGTTTATGGTGTTGTTCGCGGTACCGCTGGCGCTGTTCGGTGCGTTCCTGGCGCTCTTCGTGCGCGGTCTGCAGACCGACGTCTATTCTCAGATTGGTTTCGTCATGCTGATCGGCCTTTCCGCCAAGAACGCGATTCTGATCGTTGAGTTCGCCAAGCGTCGGCGCCAGGAAGGGTTGACCATCGTGGACGCCGCGATGGAAGCTGCCCGTCTCCGGCTTCGGCCGATCCTGATGACGGCATTCGCATTCATACTCGGCGTCGTGCCGCTGATGATAGCGAGCGGGGCAGGTGCGGCCAGCCGGCAATCCATCGGGACGACAGTTTTCGGCGGCATGCTCGCCGCGACGATCCTGACGCTGCTGTTCGTGCCCGTGTTCTACGCCGTCATCGAAGGCCTGCGGGAGCGCGGCCATTCAGACGAAAATTCCAATGTATCCGAGCTGCACAAAATCGCGGCCGAGTAA
- a CDS encoding amidohydrolase family protein → MRIDGHHHLWTLGRGDYGWLTPDLAPIYRDFCLSDLAPHLSATHIEGTILVQAAPTEAETMFLLDIAENAEVVRGVVGWTDFDAADGVARIDALAARNLLVGLRPMVQDIDDDDWLLGPALAPLLAAMARSGLVFDALVLPRHLPRLLRVISRHPDLEFVLDHCGKPRLSTGEIATWQRDIALLAQHPNIVCKLSGLVTEAAPDWQIADLRQAVDHVRACFGPQRMVWGSDWPVVNLAGGYAKWFAAAEALLADLSEQEKADVFGGNAARIYLSGRGRRTC, encoded by the coding sequence ATGCGGATCGATGGGCATCATCATCTGTGGACTCTCGGTCGGGGCGATTATGGCTGGCTGACGCCCGATCTGGCGCCGATCTATCGTGACTTTTGTCTATCGGACTTGGCGCCGCATCTCTCCGCGACCCACATCGAGGGGACGATCTTGGTGCAGGCCGCGCCGACCGAGGCCGAGACGATGTTTCTGCTCGATATCGCGGAAAACGCAGAAGTGGTCCGCGGCGTGGTCGGCTGGACGGATTTCGACGCAGCCGATGGCGTGGCGCGCATCGATGCGCTGGCAGCGCGGAATCTTCTAGTGGGGCTGCGGCCGATGGTGCAGGACATCGACGATGACGATTGGCTGTTGGGTCCGGCATTGGCGCCCCTGCTGGCGGCCATGGCCCGTAGCGGCCTGGTGTTCGACGCGCTGGTGCTGCCGCGCCATTTGCCGAGATTGTTGCGAGTGATCAGCCGCCATCCTGACCTGGAATTCGTGCTCGATCATTGCGGCAAACCGCGGCTTTCGACCGGCGAGATTGCCACATGGCAACGCGACATTGCGCTGCTTGCCCAACACCCCAACATCGTCTGCAAACTGTCGGGGCTGGTGACAGAGGCTGCACCCGACTGGCAGATCGCGGATCTGCGCCAGGCGGTGGATCATGTCCGCGCCTGCTTCGGGCCGCAACGCATGGTGTGGGGAAGCGACTGGCCAGTGGTCAATCTGGCGGGAGGTTATGCAAAATGGTTTGCTGCCGCGGAAGCGCTACTGGCTGATCTGTCAGAGCAGGAAAAGGCAGATGTCTTCGGCGGCAACGCGGCGCGCATCTATCTCTCAGGCCGAGGACGACGGACATGTTGA
- a CDS encoding carbohydrate ABC transporter permease has translation MSRVLIYGALLFWAFVCLFPIYWTVTTSFKSALDVTQGHLIPWLDFQPDWKGWRSLGLSPDSILGTSTARAEFVSRFGNSIITSVGASVLALVLGSLAAYGLSRFRYKFGWMRNDDILFFFMSQLILPPVVLALPFLVLYKALSLLDTRFGLILLYTLTVLPIVIWIMRDQFNAIPVELDEAAFVDGLSVWGSFFRIILPLAIPGIVAAFILSLVLCWNEYFFAALLTSTDAKTLPVMVASQTGSQGINWWSMAALSTAAIAPLVIVGIFLERYIVSGLTTGAGK, from the coding sequence CTGAGCCGCGTGCTGATCTACGGCGCACTGCTGTTCTGGGCGTTTGTCTGCCTCTTTCCGATCTATTGGACGGTCACGACCTCGTTCAAGTCGGCGCTCGATGTGACGCAAGGTCACTTGATTCCCTGGCTGGACTTTCAGCCGGATTGGAAAGGCTGGCGTTCGCTCGGCCTGTCGCCGGATTCGATTCTCGGAACCTCCACCGCGCGCGCCGAGTTCGTGAGCCGGTTCGGAAACAGCATTATTACATCGGTCGGCGCATCTGTCTTGGCGCTGGTGCTCGGATCACTGGCGGCTTACGGCTTGAGCCGCTTCCGCTACAAATTCGGATGGATGCGCAACGACGATATCCTGTTCTTCTTCATGTCGCAGTTGATCTTGCCGCCCGTCGTCCTGGCTTTGCCATTTCTGGTTCTCTACAAGGCACTGTCGCTGCTTGACACGCGGTTCGGCCTGATCCTGCTCTACACCTTGACCGTGCTTCCGATCGTCATCTGGATCATGCGGGATCAATTCAACGCGATCCCGGTCGAACTCGACGAAGCCGCCTTCGTGGACGGCCTGTCGGTTTGGGGCTCCTTCTTTCGTATCATCTTGCCGCTCGCTATTCCCGGAATAGTCGCCGCATTCATTCTCTCGCTTGTATTGTGCTGGAACGAGTATTTCTTTGCGGCACTGCTGACGAGTACGGACGCGAAGACCCTGCCCGTGATGGTGGCCAGCCAAACCGGCTCGCAAGGCATCAACTGGTGGTCGATGGCAGCGCTATCAACTGCGGCGATCGCTCCGCTCGTGATCGTTGGAATTTTCCTCGAGCGCTACATTGTCAGTGGTTTGACCACAGGCGCGGGCAAGTAG
- a CDS encoding aldo/keto reductase has product MIAVSAVPRRVLGRTGLSVSALGCGTAPLGDLYAHLDDGTAIAAVERAFELGINLLDTSPLYGRGLSEHRCGTAIRRVPRQDIVVCTKVGRWMDPFHGPSNGSGFVGGQPHCAVVDYSYDGTMRSVEQSLLRLGTDRLDLLLIHDVDVWTHGVDAIEDRFREAMAGAYVALDRLRAEGVVAGIGIGVNEAEMCVRFAQAGSFDTMLLAGRYSLLEQPALTHFLPLAERQGIGVLLGGVFNSGILATGVVHGAKYNYQDAPPQILAKVADIERVCDAHGVALPTAALQFALGHPAVVSVVLGAQSPHEVERNVAALSSQVPSELWSDLKAQHLLDADAPVPSSAPG; this is encoded by the coding sequence ATGATTGCGGTGTCCGCAGTGCCGCGCCGCGTGCTTGGCCGGACGGGACTTTCGGTCTCGGCTCTCGGGTGCGGAACCGCGCCGCTGGGTGATCTCTACGCGCATTTGGACGACGGCACGGCCATCGCCGCGGTGGAGCGGGCATTTGAGCTCGGCATCAACCTTCTCGACACTTCGCCGCTTTATGGGCGCGGCCTGTCCGAACATCGCTGCGGGACGGCAATCAGGCGCGTGCCGCGCCAGGACATTGTGGTCTGCACCAAGGTGGGTCGCTGGATGGACCCGTTTCACGGCCCCAGCAACGGTTCCGGCTTTGTCGGTGGGCAGCCGCACTGTGCCGTGGTCGACTATTCTTACGACGGTACCATGCGTTCGGTGGAACAGTCGCTGTTGCGGCTTGGTACCGACCGGCTGGACCTGCTGCTGATCCACGACGTTGATGTCTGGACCCATGGAGTCGATGCGATCGAGGACCGGTTTCGCGAAGCGATGGCTGGCGCCTATGTGGCGCTCGACCGGCTTCGCGCCGAGGGCGTGGTCGCCGGCATCGGGATCGGCGTGAACGAGGCCGAGATGTGCGTGCGTTTCGCGCAGGCCGGATCGTTCGACACGATGCTGCTCGCCGGGCGCTATTCGCTGCTGGAGCAACCGGCGCTGACGCACTTCCTGCCGCTGGCCGAGCGGCAGGGTATAGGTGTATTGCTCGGCGGCGTTTTTAATTCAGGCATTCTGGCAACCGGCGTAGTTCATGGCGCCAAATATAACTATCAGGATGCGCCGCCTCAGATCTTGGCAAAGGTCGCAGATATCGAACGCGTCTGTGATGCCCATGGCGTTGCCTTGCCAACCGCGGCGCTGCAATTTGCCTTGGGCCATCCAGCCGTTGTCAGCGTTGTGCTGGGAGCGCAAAGCCCGCACGAGGTTGAGCGCAACGTAGCCGCACTCTCCAGTCAAGTGCCGTCTGAGCTTTGGAGCGATCTAAAGGCCCAGCACCTGCTCGATGCGGATGCGCCGGTTCCGTCATCGGCGCCCGGCTGA
- a CDS encoding carbohydrate ABC transporter permease, giving the protein MQKSLPVADHGHHKRTSQRLPVSRKNAGQVLVVLVSLGSLLVLLIQILHATGTITAGFADWRPILYAYLIWAIALGIGQVVVRGERGLRALFLLPAILFTVAVVIFPTLFGIYIASLDWNLSSFEGPHFNGLNNLIGLFNDNYYWNALGNMVFYTVAVLGEYAVAFGLALLLNAEIRARKFFRVVFLLPLMLSPVAVSWMIGKSLMEYRFGPAATLARYLGWDDPAFFASPWIARLSIEAMDAWVSIPFIMIMLLAGLQAMPKEVLEAAKVDGASAWQSFWHVTFPLMLPVSVTVLIIRIIFKLKLADIVINVTAGGPGGATDTVSSFIYRVYRDRSNVGYGTGLAMFYLVMIIVFLTVLLRLSHRWTQKVA; this is encoded by the coding sequence ATGCAGAAATCATTACCGGTGGCGGATCACGGGCACCACAAGCGCACATCGCAGCGGCTCCCTGTCAGCCGGAAGAACGCAGGACAAGTGCTTGTTGTCCTTGTCTCGCTGGGGTCCCTGCTCGTGCTCCTGATCCAGATTCTGCACGCGACCGGAACGATCACGGCGGGGTTCGCCGATTGGCGCCCGATCCTCTATGCCTATCTCATCTGGGCCATAGCGCTCGGTATCGGGCAAGTCGTGGTCCGCGGCGAACGCGGTCTGCGAGCGCTATTTCTGCTGCCAGCGATTTTGTTCACCGTTGCGGTGGTGATTTTTCCGACGCTGTTCGGGATCTACATTGCTTCGCTGGATTGGAACCTGAGCTCGTTTGAAGGTCCGCACTTCAACGGCCTCAACAATCTGATCGGATTGTTTAATGATAATTACTACTGGAACGCGCTCGGCAACATGGTCTTCTACACGGTGGCGGTGCTTGGCGAGTATGCGGTTGCGTTTGGACTGGCTCTGTTGCTCAATGCCGAGATTCGAGCGCGAAAATTCTTTCGCGTCGTTTTCCTGCTGCCCCTGATGCTCAGTCCCGTTGCCGTGAGCTGGATGATCGGCAAGTCACTGATGGAGTATCGCTTTGGCCCGGCGGCCACGCTGGCGCGCTATCTGGGATGGGACGATCCAGCGTTCTTCGCATCCCCTTGGATCGCGCGCTTGAGCATCGAGGCGATGGATGCCTGGGTTTCCATCCCCTTTATCATGATCATGTTGCTCGCCGGGCTGCAGGCGATGCCCAAGGAGGTGCTGGAAGCCGCCAAGGTTGACGGTGCGAGTGCGTGGCAGTCGTTCTGGCATGTGACGTTCCCTCTCATGTTGCCGGTGAGCGTCACCGTCCTCATCATCAGGATCATTTTCAAATTGAAGCTCGCCGACATCGTCATCAACGTGACGGCGGGAGGACCAGGCGGCGCCACCGACACGGTGTCGAGTTTCATTTACCGCGTCTACCGCGATCGATCGAATGTCGGATACGGCACCGGGCTCGCGATGTTCTATCTTGTCATGATTATCGTCTTCCTCACGGTGTTGCTGCGCCTGTCTCATCGTTGGACGCAGAAAGTTGCATAA